One Streptomyces sp. CNQ-509 DNA window includes the following coding sequences:
- a CDS encoding ricin-type beta-trefoil lectin domain protein — translation MLTRSRRRLARLLAAAAAVLALSGAAPHQPVAQAAPGSPAVTPPLGWNSWNSFGCGVTEDMVRQAADAMVSSGMRDAGYEYVVVDDCWFDPQRDAQGNLRAHPAKFPSGMKALGDYIHSRGLKFGLYQVPTERTCAQRVGTFPGSTGSMGHEVQDARTFASWGVDYLKYDWCSPAGTRDEQVARFSLMRDALRNTGRPIVYSINPNSFHAITGSTYNWGEVADLWRTTEDLLDIWQNGNVNSYPMGVGNVVDVNAPLAAQAGPGHWNDPDMLVVGRPGLSLTESRSHFTLWALMAAPLMAGNDIRTMSADVSAVLRNQRLLAVNQDPLGAGGRRVRDDGATEVFAKPLSDGSVAVGLFNRGSSTATVSASAAQIGLAGGAFTLTDLWTGATSSTSGQISASVPAHGVTAFRITGGTPLAAETSRIRGNGSGRCLDVENSSTAAGAAAVIWDCHTAANQLWTTWAGGEIRVFGDKCLDAENQGTANGTPVITWTCNGQDNQKWSFAADGSIRNVHAGLCLETSGAATANGSRLVLGACGGQTHQRWTRS, via the coding sequence ATGCTCACCCGATCACGAAGGCGACTGGCCCGCCTGCTCGCGGCGGCGGCCGCGGTGCTGGCGCTCTCCGGCGCCGCGCCCCACCAGCCGGTCGCCCAGGCCGCACCCGGCAGCCCGGCCGTCACCCCGCCGCTGGGCTGGAACAGCTGGAACAGCTTCGGCTGCGGCGTCACCGAGGACATGGTGCGCCAGGCGGCGGACGCCATGGTCAGCTCGGGCATGCGGGATGCGGGCTACGAGTACGTGGTGGTCGACGACTGCTGGTTCGACCCGCAGCGTGACGCCCAGGGCAACCTGCGCGCCCACCCGGCGAAGTTTCCCAGCGGGATGAAGGCGCTCGGCGACTACATCCACAGCCGCGGCCTGAAGTTCGGCCTCTACCAGGTGCCCACCGAGCGCACCTGTGCGCAGCGCGTCGGCACGTTCCCCGGCTCGACCGGCAGCATGGGGCACGAGGTGCAGGACGCCCGTACCTTCGCCTCCTGGGGCGTGGACTACCTCAAGTACGACTGGTGCTCGCCCGCGGGCACGCGCGACGAGCAGGTCGCCCGGTTCTCCCTGATGCGCGACGCCCTGCGGAACACCGGCAGGCCCATCGTCTACAGCATCAACCCGAACAGCTTCCACGCGATCACCGGCTCCACGTACAACTGGGGCGAGGTCGCCGACCTGTGGCGCACCACCGAGGATCTGCTCGACATCTGGCAGAACGGCAACGTCAACAGCTACCCGATGGGCGTCGGCAACGTCGTCGACGTCAACGCCCCGCTCGCCGCCCAGGCCGGCCCGGGCCACTGGAACGATCCGGACATGCTGGTCGTGGGCAGGCCGGGGCTGTCGCTGACCGAGTCGCGGTCGCATTTCACCCTCTGGGCGCTGATGGCCGCGCCGTTGATGGCGGGCAACGACATCCGCACCATGTCCGCCGACGTCAGCGCGGTGTTGCGCAACCAGCGGCTGCTGGCGGTGAACCAGGATCCCCTGGGCGCCGGCGGACGGCGGGTCCGCGATGACGGCGCCACCGAGGTGTTCGCCAAGCCCTTGTCCGACGGCTCGGTCGCCGTCGGCCTCTTCAACCGCGGCAGCAGCACCGCCACCGTCAGCGCCTCGGCCGCACAGATCGGCCTGGCCGGCGGGGCGTTCACGCTCACCGACCTGTGGACCGGTGCCACGTCGAGCACGAGCGGCCAGATCAGCGCGAGCGTGCCGGCGCACGGCGTGACGGCCTTCCGGATCACCGGGGGCACGCCGCTCGCCGCCGAGACCTCCCGGATCCGGGGTAACGGTTCCGGCCGCTGCCTCGATGTGGAGAACTCCTCCACGGCCGCGGGCGCCGCCGCCGTGATCTGGGACTGCCACACCGCCGCCAACCAGCTCTGGACGACGTGGGCCGGCGGAGAGATCCGCGTCTTCGGCGACAAGTGCCTGGACGCCGAGAACCAGGGGACCGCGAACGGCACCCCGGTGATCACCTGGACCTGCAACGGCCAGGACAACCAGAAGTGGAGCTTCGCCGCCGACGGTTCGATCCGCAACGTGCACGCCGGACTGTGCCTGGAGACGAGCGGTGCGGCCACCGCGAACGGCTCGCGGCTGGTCCTGGGGGCCTGCGGCGGCCAGACCCACCAGCGGTGGACCCGTAGCTGA
- a CDS encoding endo-1,4-beta-xylanase, which yields MGSYALPRPVVRRKLRGVLLALVVCVLGAVGTLAAPPPAHAAESTLGAAAAQSGRYFGTAIASGRLGDSAYTSIASREFNSVTAENEMKIDATEPQRGQFNFSAGDRVYNWAVQNGKEVRGHTLAWHAQQPGWMQSLSGNDLRQAMIGHINGVMGHYKGKITQWDVVNEAFADGSSGARRDSNLQRTGNDWIEVAFRTARAADPAAKLCYNDYNIENWTWAKTQAVYAMVRDFKQRGVPIDCVGFQSHFNSGSPYNSNFRTTLQSFAALGVDVAITELDIQGASPTTYANVTNDCLAVPRCLGITVWGVRDTDSWRAQDTPLLFNGDGSKKPAYTAVLNALNGGSTTPPGDSGQIKGVASGRCLDVPNASTSDGTQVHLWDCHSGTNQQWAATDAGELRVYGNKCLDAAGTGNGARVQIYSCWGGDNQKWRLNSDGSIVGVQSGLCLDAAGAGTANGTLIQLYSCSNGSNQRWTLT from the coding sequence ATGGGCTCGTATGCCCTTCCCAGACCCGTCGTTCGCCGGAAGCTCCGCGGTGTGCTGCTGGCGTTGGTCGTCTGCGTCCTCGGCGCGGTCGGCACGCTGGCCGCGCCGCCGCCCGCGCACGCCGCGGAGAGCACGCTCGGCGCCGCGGCGGCGCAGAGCGGCCGCTACTTCGGCACCGCCATCGCCTCGGGCAGGCTGGGCGACTCGGCGTACACGTCGATCGCGAGCCGCGAGTTCAACTCGGTGACGGCCGAGAACGAGATGAAGATCGACGCCACCGAGCCGCAGCGGGGCCAGTTCAACTTCAGCGCCGGTGACCGCGTCTACAACTGGGCGGTGCAGAACGGCAAGGAGGTGCGCGGCCACACCCTGGCCTGGCACGCCCAGCAGCCCGGCTGGATGCAGAGCCTCAGCGGCAACGACCTGCGCCAGGCGATGATCGGCCACATCAACGGCGTGATGGGCCACTACAAGGGCAAGATCACCCAGTGGGACGTCGTGAACGAGGCGTTCGCCGACGGCAGTTCGGGCGCACGGCGCGACTCCAACCTCCAGCGCACCGGCAACGACTGGATCGAGGTCGCTTTCCGCACCGCGCGCGCCGCCGACCCGGCCGCCAAGCTCTGCTACAACGACTACAACATCGAGAACTGGACCTGGGCCAAGACCCAGGCCGTGTACGCCATGGTGCGGGACTTCAAGCAGCGCGGCGTGCCGATCGACTGCGTCGGCTTCCAGTCGCACTTCAACAGCGGCAGCCCGTACAACAGCAACTTCCGCACCACCCTGCAGAGCTTCGCCGCCCTCGGCGTCGACGTGGCCATCACCGAACTCGACATCCAGGGTGCCTCGCCCACGACGTACGCCAACGTGACCAACGACTGCCTGGCCGTCCCGCGCTGCCTGGGCATCACCGTCTGGGGTGTGCGCGACACCGACTCCTGGCGGGCACAGGACACGCCGCTGCTCTTCAACGGCGACGGCAGCAAGAAGCCGGCCTACACCGCCGTCCTCAACGCGCTCAACGGCGGCTCCACCACACCGCCGGGGGATTCCGGGCAGATCAAGGGCGTCGCTTCCGGCCGCTGCCTTGACGTGCCGAACGCCAGCACGTCCGACGGCACCCAGGTCCACCTGTGGGACTGCCACAGCGGCACCAATCAGCAGTGGGCCGCCACCGACGCCGGCGAGCTGCGGGTCTACGGCAACAAGTGCCTGGACGCGGCCGGCACCGGCAACGGCGCCAGAGTCCAGATCTATAGCTGCTGGGGCGGCGACAACCAGAAATGGCGCCTCAACTCCGACGGATCCATCGTCGGCGTCCAGTCCGGCCTCTGCCTCGACGCCGCCGGAGCCGGCACCGCCAACGGCACCCTGATCCAGCTCTATTCCTGCTCGAACGGCAGCAACCAGCGCTGGACCCTCACCTGA
- a CDS encoding glycoside hydrolase family 6 protein: protein MRKLIRGAVAALLALPLFLASSPSAQAAPTPLAMTSGFYVDPNSSPAVWSAANPGDGRAAAIRNSIAGTPMARWFGSWSGDIGSAVGSYTGAAQAADKLPLLVAYNMYGRDACGGHSGGGASSPSEYARWIDSFARGIGSRPAVVVLEPDALGDYSCMSQAQIAERQNMLTNALSQFRSSAPNAWVYLDAGNPRWVDASTMAQRLHSSGLSLARGFSLNVSNYFTTSENVSYAGGVNQALGQRYGYSKPFVVDTSRNGNGSNGEWCNPGGRKIGTPTQQGGGAEMLLWVKTPGESDGNCGVGGGSTAGQFLPEVAYKMIYGY from the coding sequence ATGCGCAAACTCATACGCGGGGCGGTGGCGGCGCTCCTCGCTCTGCCGCTGTTCCTGGCGTCGTCTCCATCCGCGCAGGCGGCGCCCACCCCGCTCGCCATGACCAGCGGCTTCTACGTCGACCCGAACTCCAGCCCCGCGGTCTGGTCGGCCGCCAACCCCGGAGACGGCCGGGCCGCCGCGATCCGCAACTCCATCGCCGGTACCCCCATGGCCCGTTGGTTCGGTTCCTGGAGCGGCGACATCGGCTCCGCCGTGGGGTCCTACACCGGGGCGGCCCAGGCGGCCGACAAGCTGCCGCTCCTCGTCGCGTACAACATGTACGGCCGTGACGCCTGCGGCGGGCACTCGGGCGGTGGGGCCTCGTCGCCGTCCGAGTACGCCAGGTGGATCGACTCCTTCGCCCGCGGTATCGGCAGCCGTCCGGCAGTCGTCGTCCTGGAGCCCGACGCCCTCGGCGACTACAGCTGCATGTCCCAGGCGCAGATCGCCGAGCGGCAGAACATGCTCACCAACGCCCTCTCGCAGTTCCGGTCCAGCGCGCCGAACGCCTGGGTCTATCTCGACGCGGGCAACCCCCGCTGGGTCGACGCCTCGACCATGGCCCAGCGTCTGCACTCCTCCGGGCTGAGCCTCGCCAGGGGCTTCTCCCTCAACGTCTCGAACTACTTCACCACCTCGGAGAACGTGTCCTACGCCGGCGGCGTCAACCAGGCACTGGGCCAGCGCTACGGCTACAGCAAGCCGTTCGTCGTGGACACCAGCCGCAACGGCAACGGCTCGAACGGCGAGTGGTGCAACCCCGGCGGGCGCAAGATCGGCACGCCCACCCAGCAGGGAGGCGGCGCCGAGATGCTCCTGTGGGTCAAGACCCCGGGAGAGTCCGACGGCAACTGCGGTGTCGGAGGAGGCTCCACCGCCGGGCAGTTCCTGCCCGAGGTCGCCTACAAGATGATCTACGGCTACTGA
- a CDS encoding glycoside hydrolase 43 family protein, which translates to MSDPLRPWSRRSVLTAATGLAAATALPLAHPAHARPAAANAALATYTNPVLWQDFADIDIIRVGDTYYYSASTMHYSPGAPILRSYDLVNWEFAGHSVPVLDFGSKYDLNGGRGYVRGIWASSLGYRPSSRTFYWVGQIDFARTYLYTAASVEGPWTRHASLGNVYYDAGLLFDDDDTPYVAYGNTAIHVAQLSPDARTQVRSQQVFSTPQSVGTLEGARFYKINGKYYIFLTRPANGQYILKSSSGPFGPYEMRQLLLNLPGPIAGGGVPHQGGLVSTPGGQWHYMAFVDAYPGGRVPALAPITWTGDGWPVLQLVNGAWGQSYTAPLPLRPVAPMTGTDTFQGTRLGPQWEWNHNPDTGRFSVGSGLTLRTATVTDDLYGARNTLTHRIQGPTSTATIELDCSQMADGDRAGLAMLRDSSAWIGLKREGGTTRVVMVDGLTMDGSWNTTGKGTERASAGFTGSRIWLRARADIRPGSGRQAQFSYSTDGSGFSPLGPAFTLNNAWQFFMGYRYAVFNHATRALGGSVRVARFDLATP; encoded by the coding sequence ATGTCCGACCCACTGCGCCCCTGGAGCCGCCGGAGCGTACTGACGGCCGCCACCGGCCTGGCCGCCGCGACCGCGCTGCCCCTCGCACACCCCGCCCATGCCCGGCCGGCCGCGGCGAACGCCGCGCTGGCGACGTACACGAACCCCGTCCTCTGGCAGGACTTCGCGGACATCGACATCATCCGCGTCGGCGACACCTACTACTACTCCGCCTCGACGATGCACTATTCGCCGGGCGCGCCCATCCTGCGCTCCTACGACCTGGTCAACTGGGAGTTCGCCGGCCACTCGGTGCCGGTGCTGGACTTCGGGAGCAAGTACGACCTGAACGGCGGCCGCGGCTACGTCCGCGGCATCTGGGCCTCCTCCCTGGGCTACCGCCCGAGCAGCCGCACGTTCTACTGGGTGGGCCAGATCGACTTCGCCCGCACCTACCTCTACACCGCCGCGTCCGTCGAAGGTCCGTGGACCAGACACGCCTCCCTCGGCAACGTCTACTACGACGCGGGGCTGCTCTTCGACGATGACGACACTCCCTACGTGGCCTACGGCAACACCGCCATCCACGTCGCCCAGCTCTCGCCGGACGCGCGCACCCAGGTCCGCTCCCAGCAGGTGTTCAGCACCCCGCAGAGCGTCGGCACCCTGGAAGGAGCCCGCTTCTACAAGATCAACGGGAAGTACTACATCTTCCTCACCCGCCCGGCCAACGGCCAGTACATCCTGAAGTCCAGCTCCGGCCCCTTCGGCCCGTACGAGATGCGGCAGTTGCTCCTCAACCTGCCCGGGCCGATCGCGGGCGGCGGAGTGCCGCACCAGGGCGGCCTGGTGAGCACTCCGGGCGGACAGTGGCACTACATGGCCTTCGTCGACGCGTACCCCGGCGGCCGGGTCCCGGCGCTCGCCCCGATCACGTGGACCGGGGACGGCTGGCCCGTGCTGCAACTCGTGAACGGTGCCTGGGGGCAGTCGTACACCGCACCGCTGCCCCTGCGCCCCGTCGCGCCGATGACCGGCACGGACACATTCCAGGGCACCCGGCTGGGCCCGCAGTGGGAGTGGAACCACAACCCCGACACCGGCAGATTCTCCGTGGGCAGCGGGCTGACCCTGCGCACCGCGACGGTGACCGACGACCTGTACGGCGCCCGCAACACCCTGACCCATCGCATCCAGGGGCCCACCTCCACCGCCACGATCGAGCTCGACTGCTCCCAGATGGCCGACGGCGACCGGGCGGGTCTGGCCATGCTGCGCGACTCCTCCGCCTGGATCGGGCTCAAGCGCGAGGGGGGCACGACGCGCGTGGTGATGGTCGACGGCCTGACCATGGACGGCAGCTGGAACACCACCGGCAAGGGCACCGAGCGCGCGAGCGCCGGCTTCACGGGCAGCCGGATATGGCTGCGCGCCCGCGCCGACATCCGGCCCGGGAGCGGACGGCAGGCCCAGTTCTCGTACAGCACCGACGGCAGCGGCTTCAGCCCTCTCGGGCCCGCCTTCACGCTCAACAACGCCTGGCAGTTCTTCATGGGCTACCGCTATGCCGTCTTCAACCACGCCACCCGGGCACTCGGTGGCAGCGTGAGGGTGGCGCGATTCGACCTGGCGACTCCCTGA
- a CDS encoding RICIN domain-containing protein, whose amino-acid sequence MKTYGAVSSAPPRRHRWWSRIAAVVAAALAIGMLAVVNPAPAAAATVDTNAWYVLVNRTSGKALDVSGVSTADGARVSQWTRHDGANQQWQFVDSGGGFYRLKARHSGKVLDVSGASTADGAAIQQWADHNGANQQFRLADSDAGHVRLINRNSGKAVEVQDGSTADGANVVQYADWGGANQQWQMVKLSSDGGGGGCGSPPTLTSGTHTIQSGGKSRSFILRVPANYDNSHPYRLIFAFHWRGGTAGEVASGGTSGTAWSYYGQQEQSNNSAILVAPQGLGNGWANSGGEDVTFVDDMIRLIEGDLCVNTAQRFATGFSWGGGMSYALACSRANVFRAVAVISGAQISGCSGGTQPIAYFGIHGISDSVLNIAQGRSLRDKFVGNNGCTPQSPREPAPGSRTHITTTYTGCRAGYPVQWAAFDGGHIPGPVDGSPNESGVTTWTKAEIWRFFAQFQ is encoded by the coding sequence ATGAAGACCTACGGTGCTGTTTCCTCCGCCCCTCCACGAAGACATCGCTGGTGGTCCCGGATCGCCGCCGTGGTGGCGGCGGCCCTCGCGATCGGCATGCTCGCCGTGGTGAATCCGGCGCCCGCCGCGGCGGCGACGGTGGACACCAACGCCTGGTACGTCCTGGTCAATCGCACCAGCGGCAAGGCGCTCGACGTCTCCGGCGTGTCCACCGCCGACGGCGCGCGGGTCAGCCAGTGGACGCGCCACGACGGGGCCAACCAGCAGTGGCAGTTCGTGGACTCCGGCGGCGGCTTCTACCGGCTCAAGGCCCGGCACTCCGGGAAGGTCCTCGACGTGTCCGGCGCCTCGACCGCCGACGGTGCCGCGATCCAGCAGTGGGCCGACCACAACGGGGCCAACCAGCAGTTCCGCCTGGCCGACTCCGACGCGGGCCACGTCCGGCTCATCAACCGCAACAGCGGCAAGGCGGTGGAGGTGCAGGACGGCTCCACCGCCGATGGCGCCAACGTCGTCCAGTACGCCGACTGGGGCGGTGCCAACCAGCAATGGCAGATGGTCAAGCTCTCCTCCGACGGCGGCGGGGGCGGATGCGGCAGCCCTCCGACCCTGACGAGCGGTACGCACACGATTCAGAGCGGCGGCAAGAGCCGCAGCTTCATCCTCAGGGTCCCCGCCAACTATGACAACAGCCACCCCTACCGGCTGATCTTCGCGTTCCACTGGCGGGGCGGAACCGCCGGCGAGGTCGCCTCGGGCGGAACCAGCGGGACCGCCTGGTCCTACTACGGCCAGCAGGAACAGTCGAACAACAGCGCCATCCTGGTCGCCCCCCAGGGCCTCGGAAACGGCTGGGCCAATTCGGGCGGTGAGGACGTCACCTTCGTCGACGACATGATCCGTCTGATCGAGGGCGACCTCTGTGTCAACACGGCACAGCGATTCGCCACCGGATTCAGTTGGGGCGGCGGCATGAGCTACGCGCTCGCCTGCAGCCGGGCGAACGTCTTCCGGGCCGTCGCGGTCATCTCCGGCGCCCAGATCAGCGGATGCAGCGGCGGCACCCAGCCCATCGCCTACTTCGGAATCCACGGCATCAGCGACTCCGTCCTCAACATCGCGCAAGGACGGTCCCTGCGCGACAAATTCGTCGGCAACAACGGCTGCACCCCCCAGAGCCCGCGTGAGCCCGCCCCGGGCAGCCGGACGCACATCACCACCACCTACACGGGCTGCCGTGCCGGGTACCCGGTCCAATGGGCCGCGTTCGACGGCGGCCACATCCCCGGTCCGGTCGACGGCTCCCCCAACGAAAGCGGCGTCACCACCTGGACCAAGGCGGAGATCTGGAGGTTCTTCGCACAGTTCCAGTGA
- a CDS encoding LacI family DNA-binding transcriptional regulator → MTDVPRRQPTLDEVAERAGVSRSAASRVLNNAPHVSPAKRAAVLRAIRELDYVPNTTARALATRQRGAVALVISGEAPSIFADPFFAKVIVGASGALEGADLHLMLCLAASERSRGRLAGLLRARGVDGAMFMAVRENDPVLHLAREAEVPVVFGGRPAGFDPPRYVDVDNAGGAREATEHLLARGRRRVGMICGLPDTEASRARHRGYREAMILAGLRPLPPEYGDFTEPSGAAAMATLLKRQPELDGVFAANDNMAAGALRTLRGSGRAVPADVAVVGFDDLDIARIAEPSLTTVHQPIEALGNEMARMLAGLIAGEDPSSLILPTHLVARSST, encoded by the coding sequence ATGACAGACGTGCCGCGCCGGCAGCCCACGCTCGACGAAGTGGCCGAGCGCGCCGGCGTCTCCCGCTCGGCCGCCTCGCGGGTCCTCAACAACGCGCCCCACGTCAGCCCGGCGAAGCGTGCGGCGGTCCTGCGGGCCATCAGGGAACTCGACTACGTGCCGAACACGACGGCGCGGGCGCTGGCCACCCGCCAGAGAGGCGCGGTCGCTCTCGTCATCTCGGGCGAGGCTCCGTCGATCTTCGCGGACCCGTTCTTCGCGAAGGTGATCGTCGGAGCTTCCGGCGCCCTGGAGGGGGCCGACCTGCATCTGATGCTGTGCCTCGCGGCAAGCGAGCGCAGCCGGGGGCGGCTCGCGGGACTCCTGCGCGCCCGGGGCGTCGACGGCGCCATGTTCATGGCCGTCCGGGAGAACGACCCCGTGCTCCACCTCGCCCGGGAGGCGGAGGTCCCCGTCGTCTTCGGCGGGCGCCCGGCGGGATTCGATCCGCCGAGGTACGTGGACGTCGACAACGCCGGTGGCGCCCGCGAGGCCACGGAGCACCTGCTCGCCCGCGGCCGGAGGCGGGTGGGCATGATCTGCGGATTGCCGGACACCGAGGCGAGCCGTGCGCGTCACCGCGGCTACCGGGAGGCCATGATCCTCGCAGGGCTGCGGCCTCTCCCACCGGAGTACGGGGACTTCACCGAACCCAGCGGCGCCGCCGCCATGGCGACGCTGCTGAAGCGGCAGCCGGAGCTGGACGGGGTGTTCGCCGCCAACGACAACATGGCGGCCGGCGCGCTGCGCACGCTGCGCGGCTCGGGCCGTGCGGTGCCCGCCGACGTCGCGGTCGTGGGATTCGACGACCTGGACATCGCACGGATCGCCGAACCGTCGCTGACCACGGTCCACCAGCCCATCGAAGCCCTGGGCAACGAGATGGCGCGCATGCTCGCCGGGCTCATCGCGGGTGAGGACCCCAGCTCCCTGATCCTCCCCACCCACCTCGTCGCACGCTCCAGCACGTGA
- a CDS encoding glycoside hydrolase family 15 protein — protein MTREAEAPGGQSDVHAPRYLPVAEHGLIGDLRSAALVGTNGTIDWYCCPRFDAPSVFASLLDAERGGSFELAADVPTRTKQFYFPDTNVLITRFSADDGVGEIQDFMPITDDSREADRHRLIRRVVCVRGSLPFRARVAPRFAYGTEPHTVRVQDRQVVFASPSLTLALTSSVPVEVSGQDAWSLFKLREGQSAVFALDRVGGDVRPRHCPEAEAEEQFNATVGYWRRWLSQSRYRGRWREVVHRSALTLKLLTYAPTGAIIAAPTTSLPEHIGGQRNWDYRYVWIRDAAFCVYALLRLGFTDEAQAFMGFLSEHVRLEAAGAAGPLQIMYGIDGRHDLPERELPHLEGYRGSAPVRVGNGAVSQLQLDIYGALVDSLYLYDKWGQPVSSAYWDGISALVDWVCAHWDQPDRGIWETRGGSRNFLYSRLMCWVAIERAMRMARHRGLPADLVRWGRSRDDIYRRIMRHGWSTERSAFVQFEDSHLLDASLLMMPLAKFVSPTDPKWLATLDALGEDLVSDSLVYRYDPQSSADGLPGEEGTFSICSFWYVEALTRAGRVDEGRLAFEKMLTYANHLGLYAEEIGHTGEQLGNFPQAFTHLALISAAFNLDRTLG, from the coding sequence ATGACGCGTGAAGCCGAAGCGCCCGGGGGACAGTCCGACGTGCATGCGCCCCGCTATCTTCCGGTCGCCGAGCACGGTCTCATCGGTGATCTGCGCAGCGCGGCGCTGGTGGGCACGAACGGCACGATCGACTGGTACTGCTGCCCGCGCTTCGATGCTCCCAGTGTGTTCGCCTCACTCCTCGACGCCGAGCGGGGCGGGTCCTTCGAACTTGCCGCGGACGTCCCGACACGCACGAAGCAGTTCTACTTCCCCGATACCAATGTGCTGATCACCCGCTTCTCCGCCGACGACGGGGTGGGGGAGATCCAGGACTTCATGCCGATCACGGACGATTCACGCGAGGCCGACCGGCACCGGCTGATCCGGCGCGTGGTGTGTGTCCGCGGATCGCTGCCCTTCCGCGCCCGCGTGGCACCCCGCTTCGCGTACGGGACGGAGCCGCACACCGTGCGCGTTCAGGACCGCCAGGTGGTCTTCGCGTCACCCTCACTGACCCTCGCGCTGACGTCGAGCGTGCCGGTAGAGGTGTCGGGCCAGGATGCCTGGTCGCTGTTCAAGCTGCGCGAAGGCCAGTCGGCTGTCTTCGCGCTCGACCGGGTCGGCGGCGACGTCCGGCCCCGCCACTGCCCCGAGGCCGAGGCGGAGGAGCAGTTCAACGCCACCGTCGGCTACTGGCGGCGGTGGCTGTCCCAGTCCCGCTACCGGGGCCGCTGGCGGGAGGTCGTGCACCGCTCCGCCCTCACTCTGAAGCTCCTGACCTACGCCCCGACCGGCGCCATCATCGCCGCGCCGACCACCTCCCTGCCCGAGCACATCGGCGGACAGCGCAACTGGGACTACCGCTACGTATGGATCCGTGACGCGGCCTTCTGCGTGTACGCGCTGCTCAGGCTCGGCTTCACCGACGAGGCCCAGGCGTTCATGGGATTCCTCTCCGAGCACGTCCGCCTCGAAGCGGCCGGCGCCGCCGGCCCACTGCAGATCATGTACGGCATCGACGGGCGCCACGACCTGCCCGAACGGGAACTTCCGCACCTGGAGGGCTACCGGGGCTCGGCACCCGTGCGCGTCGGCAACGGCGCCGTCAGCCAACTGCAACTGGACATCTACGGAGCGCTCGTCGACTCCCTCTACCTCTACGACAAGTGGGGGCAGCCCGTCTCCAGCGCCTACTGGGACGGCATCAGCGCACTCGTCGACTGGGTGTGCGCCCACTGGGACCAGCCCGACCGGGGCATCTGGGAGACCCGCGGCGGATCCAGGAACTTCCTCTACTCGCGGCTGATGTGCTGGGTGGCGATCGAACGGGCCATGCGCATGGCCCGGCACCGCGGACTCCCCGCCGACCTGGTCCGGTGGGGACGGTCCCGGGACGACATCTACCGCCGGATCATGCGCCACGGCTGGTCCACCGAACGGAGCGCCTTCGTCCAGTTCGAGGACAGCCACCTCCTCGACGCATCCCTCCTGATGATGCCCCTGGCGAAGTTCGTCTCCCCCACCGACCCGAAGTGGCTCGCCACCCTCGACGCCCTGGGCGAGGACCTGGTCTCCGACTCGCTGGTCTACCGCTACGACCCGCAGAGCAGCGCGGACGGTCTGCCCGGCGAGGAGGGGACCTTCTCGATCTGCTCGTTCTGGTACGTCGAAGCGCTGACCCGGGCGGGCCGCGTCGACGAGGGCCGGCTCGCGTTCGAGAAGATGCTCACGTACGCCAACCACCTCGGCCTCTACGCCGAGGAGATCGGCCACACCGGGGAGCAACTCGGAAACTTCCCCCAGGCGTTCACCCACCTCGCCCTCATCAGCGCCGCCTTCAACCTCGACCGCACCCTCGGCTAG